A window from Citrobacter amalonaticus encodes these proteins:
- a CDS encoding D-alanine--D-alanine ligase encodes MADKIAVLLGGTSAERDVSLNSGAAVLAGLREGGVDAHPVDPKEVDVTLLKSMGFQKVFIALHGRGGEDGTLQGLLELVGLPYTGSGVMASAISMDKLRSKLLWQGAGLPVAPWVALTRSQFEKGLDEELVKQISALGLPLIVKPSREGSSVGMSKVSEYDALQDALTLAFQHDEEVLIEKWLSGPEFTVAILGEEILPAIRIQPAGTFYDYEAKYLSDETQYFCPAGLESEQEDILQAVVLKAWTTLGCKGWGRIDVMLDNDGQFYLLEANTSPGMTSHSLVPMAARQAGMSFSQLVVRILELAD; translated from the coding sequence ATGGCTGATAAAATCGCGGTCCTGCTGGGCGGTACCTCTGCTGAACGTGATGTGTCGCTGAATTCCGGCGCGGCAGTGTTGGCCGGATTACGGGAAGGCGGCGTGGATGCACATCCGGTCGACCCGAAAGAGGTCGACGTGACGCTGCTGAAATCAATGGGCTTTCAGAAAGTCTTTATCGCCCTGCATGGCCGTGGTGGGGAAGACGGAACCTTACAGGGACTGCTGGAGCTGGTTGGTTTGCCTTATACCGGCAGCGGCGTGATGGCATCGGCGATCTCCATGGATAAACTGCGCAGCAAGCTGCTGTGGCAGGGGGCGGGATTACCTGTCGCGCCATGGGTCGCGCTGACGCGATCTCAGTTTGAAAAAGGTCTTGATGAAGAACTGGTTAAGCAAATTTCTGCGCTGGGTTTACCGCTGATTGTGAAGCCCAGCCGTGAAGGATCCAGTGTGGGAATGTCGAAAGTGTCAGAATATGACGCTTTACAGGATGCATTAACGCTGGCATTTCAGCATGATGAAGAAGTTCTGATCGAGAAATGGCTCAGCGGTCCGGAATTTACGGTCGCGATACTGGGTGAAGAAATTTTACCCGCAATTCGTATCCAACCTGCCGGAACCTTCTATGATTATGAGGCGAAGTATCTGTCTGATGAGACACAGTATTTCTGCCCTGCAGGTCTGGAAAGCGAGCAAGAAGATATTTTACAGGCAGTCGTGCTGAAAGCATGGACAACCCTGGGCTGTAAAGGCTGGGGTCGCATTGACGTCATGCTGGATAACGATGGCCAGTTTTATCTGCTGGAAGCGAATACCTCTCCGGGTATGACCAGCCACAGCCTGGTGCCGATGGCGGCGCGTCAGGCGGGGATGAGTTTCTCGCAGTTGGTGGTACGAATTCTAGAGTTGGCGGACTGA
- the ftsQ gene encoding cell division protein FtsQ, with product MSQAALNTRNSDEEVSSSRRNNGTRLAGIFFLLTVLCTVLVSGWVVLGWMEDAQRLPLSKLVLTGERHYTKNDDIRQSILALGAPGTFMTQDVNIIQSQIERLPWIKQASVRKQWPDELKIHLVEYVPIARWNDQHMVDAEGNAFSVPADRTSKQVLPMLSGPEGSASEVLQGYRDMSQVLAKDRFTLKEAAMTARRSWQLTLNNDIKLNLGRGDTMKRLARFVELYPVLQQQAQTDGKRISYVDLRYDSGAAVGWVPLPPEESNQQQNQVQAEQQ from the coding sequence ATGTCGCAGGCTGCGCTGAACACGCGAAACAGTGATGAAGAGGTTTCTTCCTCACGTCGCAATAATGGAACGCGTCTTGCAGGTATTTTCTTCCTGCTGACGGTGCTGTGTACCGTGCTGGTCAGCGGCTGGGTGGTGTTGGGGTGGATGGAAGATGCACAGCGTTTGCCGCTGTCAAAGCTGGTGTTAACCGGTGAGCGCCATTACACGAAGAATGATGATATTCGCCAGTCGATTCTGGCGCTGGGTGCGCCCGGCACCTTTATGACCCAGGACGTGAATATCATCCAGAGTCAGATCGAACGCTTGCCGTGGATCAAGCAGGCCAGCGTCAGAAAGCAATGGCCCGATGAATTGAAGATTCATCTGGTTGAATATGTGCCGATTGCGCGTTGGAATGATCAGCATATGGTGGACGCCGAAGGAAATGCCTTCAGCGTGCCGGCCGATCGCACCAGCAAGCAGGTTTTACCCATGTTATCTGGCCCCGAAGGCAGCGCGAGTGAAGTGTTGCAGGGGTATCGTGACATGTCGCAGGTGTTGGCGAAGGACCGGTTTACCCTGAAGGAGGCGGCAATGACCGCTCGTCGTTCCTGGCAGTTGACGCTTAATAACGATATTAAGCTCAATCTTGGCAGGGGTGACACGATGAAACGTTTGGCTCGCTTTGTAGAACTGTATCCGGTTTTACAGCAGCAGGCGCAAACCGATGGCAAACGGATTAGCTACGTTGATTTGCGTTATGACTCAGGAGCGGCAGTAGGGTGGGTTCCCTTGCCCCCTGAGGAATCTAATCAGCAACAGAATCAGGTACAGGCAGAACAACAATGA